The Hymenobacter sp. DG01 sequence TAGCCCACAACTTCACGGGCCTGATTACGGTGCTGGGCTTTCTGGTGTCGTTTGTGTTGAGCAAGCTGGGAGGTTAGCGGCCCGCAGGGGGGTAGGGCCCTACCCCGGTTTTACGCCCGAACCCGGCGCGGTCGTTCCGGCGGGGCCTAAATCTGCGTAGATTGCAGGTATCGACTTATTGTACGGATACCTATGCCCGCTACGCCCGACCCGTCTGCTATTCAACCGCTGCTGGAAGCCCTATCCTTCTCGCCCGATAACCTGGCACTGCGCAAGCACGTGGCAGGCCTGCTGGTGCAGGCCGCCCGCCTGCCGGAAGCCGAAGAACTCTACCGCACCGGCCTGCGCCAGGCCCCCGACGACCCGGATTTGCAGCTGGGTCTGGCTGAAACCTATGCCAGCCTAAGTAAAACATCGGCGGCGTTTGTGGTGGTGGAAGAGCTGCTGGCCGCCCGCCCCGAGCACGCCCGCGCCCACCTGCTGCACGCCCGCCTGCTGCTCACAACCGACCAGGTAACGGCGGCCCGCGAAGCTTACCACACGGCCCTGCACTATAACCCCACCCTGGAAGACGCGGAGCTGGCCGGCCGCCTGCGCGGCAGTGCCGGCGCTACGGCCCAGCCGGCCCATGGGGGTGCCCCTACCCCTTTCCCCGGCGCCAACCCCACCACCTCTGCCGGCTCCGACGATGATTTCGGGAGTCTGGAGCAAAACCTGTTCAGCGGCCTGGAGCGCCCCAAAATCACCTTTGCCGATGTAGGCGGTATGGAGGCCATTAAGGAGGAAATCCGGCTGAAGATTATCCATCCGCTGCAGTTTCCGGATCTATACAAGGCCTACGGCAAGGCGGCTGGCGGTGGGCTGCTGCTCTACGGCCCGCCCGGCTGCGGCAAAACCCACCTGGCCCGCGCTACGGCCGGCGAGGTGCAGGCCAGCTTTATCCACGTCGGCATCAACGATATTCTGGATATGTGGCTGGGCAACAGTGAGCGGAACCTGCACCAGATTTTCGAGCAGGCCCGTCTGCAGGCTCCGTGCGTACTGTTTTTTGATGAAGTGGATGCCCTGGCTGCCAACCGCCACGACCTGCGCCAGAGCGCGGGCCGCACCGTCATCAACCAGTTTCTCTCGGAGCTGGATGGTGCTACCCGCTCCAACGACGGCGTACTGATTCTGGCCGCCACCAACGCGCCCTGGCACCTCGACTCGGCCTTCCGCCGTCCCGGCCGCTTCGACCGGATTCTGCTGGTTACGCCCCCCGATGAGCCTGCCCGCGAGGCCGTGCTGGAAGTGCTGCTGCAGGGTAAGCCCGTAGCCCCTTCCGTGAACCTGCGCAAGCTGGCCGCCCAAACCGCCGGCTTCTCCGGGGCCGATTTGCAGGCCGTGGTAGATGTGGCTGTGGAAGCTCGCCTGCGCGAATCGATGAAAGCCGGCAAGCCCCTGCCCCTGGAGCAGGCTACCTTTCAGGAGGCCGTCGGCAAAGTGAAACCCAGTACCCGCGAGTGGTTCGCCACGGCCAAAAACTACGCCCTCTACTCCAACGAAGGCGGCGTGTACGACGACATTCTGGTGTATCTGGGCATCAAGAAGCCTTCGGCGTAGCAGCAGGAGCCGATGGAAGAAGTCCGCGCTACTAAATGGCAGGAGGCGGTGCAGCATCTGCTGGCCGTGCGCCGGCCGGAGCAGGCTGAGCAGCTGGTGCGGCGGCACTTGGCTTTTCATCCGCTGGATGCCGCCGCCCACGAGCTGCTGGGCCTGGTGCTGCTCAACCTGCCCGGCCGGGAAGCCGAGGCACAAGCTGCCATTCGGGAGGCCATTGGCCTGGACCCGCAGCAGCCTGATGCACACTATTTCCAGAGCGTGGCGCTGCTGCGCAGCTCCCAGCCGTTTGCCGCCCTGCAGGCCATTAACGAGGCACTGCGCCTTAACCCGCGCAACGCCACGTATTTCGGCTACAAGGCCGTTATCCTGAATGCCCGCCGGCAGCCCGAGCAGGCCCTGCAGGTGGCGGATGCTGGCCTGGCTTATAACCCGGGGCATCTGGAGTGCCTGTACCAGCGTATTCGGGCCCTGAAAGCCCTGCACCGGCAGGAGGCCGCAACTCAGACAATCGGGCAGCTGGCCCGGTGGCACCCTACCTCTTTCCTGGCGCACTACCTGTTGGGAGAAGAAGCGGAGCGCCAGGGTCACACCGTGGCAGCGGCTTCTCATCTGCAGGAAGCGCTTCGGCTCCACCCCCACAGCACCCGGGCAC is a genomic window containing:
- a CDS encoding 26S protease regulatory subunit is translated as MPATPDPSAIQPLLEALSFSPDNLALRKHVAGLLVQAARLPEAEELYRTGLRQAPDDPDLQLGLAETYASLSKTSAAFVVVEELLAARPEHARAHLLHARLLLTTDQVTAAREAYHTALHYNPTLEDAELAGRLRGSAGATAQPAHGGAPTPFPGANPTTSAGSDDDFGSLEQNLFSGLERPKITFADVGGMEAIKEEIRLKIIHPLQFPDLYKAYGKAAGGGLLLYGPPGCGKTHLARATAGEVQASFIHVGINDILDMWLGNSERNLHQIFEQARLQAPCVLFFDEVDALAANRHDLRQSAGRTVINQFLSELDGATRSNDGVLILAATNAPWHLDSAFRRPGRFDRILLVTPPDEPAREAVLEVLLQGKPVAPSVNLRKLAAQTAGFSGADLQAVVDVAVEARLRESMKAGKPLPLEQATFQEAVGKVKPSTREWFATAKNYALYSNEGGVYDDILVYLGIKKPSA
- a CDS encoding tetratricopeptide repeat protein, which gives rise to MEEVRATKWQEAVQHLLAVRRPEQAEQLVRRHLAFHPLDAAAHELLGLVLLNLPGREAEAQAAIREAIGLDPQQPDAHYFQSVALLRSSQPFAALQAINEALRLNPRNATYFGYKAVILNARRQPEQALQVADAGLAYNPGHLECLYQRIRALKALHRQEAATQTIGQLARWHPTSFLAHYLLGEEAERQGHTVAAASHLQEALRLHPHSTRAQQKLLPLLAELGQAARQRGEAEAARAYFWQAWHLQPGNPDTQRAIEQLAQHSYWLKRQLLRLDAWSEAVQQNLKKGKPRAFLQLYLVMLPLIAVFCLPLLLAMLYATVQWRLHPDVRLLRQHSRRTTVVRVALEVGAGLLVLGLIVAFRLWLDTVPEEVILLLLGVLALVLGVWLRRQRGHTPSSVPE